The following proteins come from a genomic window of Dermacentor albipictus isolate Rhodes 1998 colony chromosome 8, USDA_Dalb.pri_finalv2, whole genome shotgun sequence:
- the Dlic gene encoding cytoplasmic dynein 1 light intermediate chain 2 produces the protein MVTNAGTSATPQNQADGGTAKEDDESQNIWSSILQQVQASLPNKLPSHKLLLVMGDNESGKTTLIAKIQGNDDPKKGSGLEYHYLYVRDEYREDQTRLGVWVLDGDPWHRNLLKFVLTEETLENTTVLLTASMTTPWSLLESLQNWAIVLEEHLTRLRLPPSTVERNKLRVLRRFQDYIEPGDEIEGVSSPLRRTSVTVGGGEDGDASSGAAAAVLPLLGEDTLSNNLGLDIIVAITKTDYMSTLEKNYDFKDEHFDFIQQAVRKFCLRYGAALFYTSVKEDKNCDLLYKYLVHRIYGFPFKTPALVVEKDGVFIPCGWDNDKKIAILYENITSASPDDPYSEVITRPMTTRKPLQREPEVLAEGDQAFLARQLALLNQQAQPSTGRATSDAAAGPAGARTPVGVQKSAERRLPGSHGALPTPGKKDTEFAKLSQADGAKGGNEGVLQNFFNSLLNRKTGPGSTPIRAAADKSLMHNDAAAQLERMTRSIAKSKGMPGASPASASPAAPVTPTEETPPANSS, from the coding sequence ATGGTCACCAACGCCGGAACGAGCGCGACACCCCAGAACCAGGCGGACGGCGGCACCGCCAAGGAGGATGATGAGAGCCAAAATATCTGGTCTTCCATCCTGCAGCAGGTGCAGGCGAGCCTGCCCAACAAGCTGCCGTCGCACAAGCTCCTGCTCGTCATGGGGGACAACGAGTCCGGCAAGACGACCCTGATCGCCAAGATACAGGGCAACGACGACCCCAAGAAGGGGTCGGGTCTCGAGTACCACTACCTGTACGTACGCGACGAGTACCGCGAGGACCAGACGCGACTCGGGGTGTGGGTGCTGGACGGCGATCCCTGGCACCGCAACCTGCTCAAGTTCGTCCTCACCGAGGAGACGCTCGAGAACACGACCGTCCTGCTGACGGCGTCCATGACGACGCCGTGGTCGCTTCTCGAATCGCTCCAGAACTGGGCGATCGTGCTCGAGGAGCACTTGACCAGGCTCCGCCTCCCGCCGAGCACCGTGGAGAGGAACAAACTGCGCGTCTTGCGGCGCTTCCAGGACTACATCGAACCGGGCGACGAGATCGAAGGCGTGAGTTCGCCGCTGCGCAGGACCTCGGTGACGGTCGGCGGTGGCGAGGACGGAGACGCGTCCTCGGGAGCGGCCGCCGCCGTGCTGCCGCTTCTGGGCGAGGACACGCTCAGCAACAACCTCGGCCTGGACATCATCGTGGCGATAACCAAGACGGACTACATGAGCACCCTGGAGAAGAACTACGACTTCAAGGACGAGCACTTCGACTTCATCCAGCAGGCGGTGCGCAAGTTCTGCCTGCGCTACGGCGCCGCCCTCTTCTACACGTCGGTGAAGGAGGACAAGAACTGCGACCTCCTGTACAAGTACCTGGTGCACCGCATCTACGGCTTCCCCTTCAAGACGCCCGCGCTGGTGGTCGAGAAGGACGGCGTGTTCATACCGTGCGGCTGGGACAACGACAAGAAGATCGCCATCCTGTACGAGAACATCACGTCCGCCTCCCCGGACGACCCCTACTCGGAGGTGATCACGCGGCCCATGACGACGCGCAAGCCGCTGCAGCGCGAGCCGGAGGTGCTCGCCGAGGGCGACCAGGCGTTCCTGGCGCGCCAGCTGGCGCTGCTCAACCAGCAGGCGCAGCCGTCGACCGGCCGGGCGACCTCCGACGCTGCGGCGGGGCCCGCCGGGGCGCGGACGCCCGTCGGCGTCCAGAAGTCGGCCGAACGCCGGCTTCCGGGCTCGCACGGCGCCCTGCCCACGCCGGGCAAGAAGGACACCGAGTTCGCCAAGCTGAGCCAGGCCGACGGCGCCAAGGGAGGCAACGAGGGCGTGCTGCAGAACTTCTTCAACAGCCTGCTGAACCGCAAGACGGGGCCCGGCAGCACGCCCATCCGGGCGGCGGCCGACAAGTCGCTCATGCACAACGACGCCGCGGCCCAGCTCGAGCGCATGACCCGCTCCATTGCGAAGAGCAAGGGCATGCCCGGGGCGAGCCCCGCCTCTGCTTCCCCTGCGGCGCCGGTGACGCCGACAGAAGAGACCCCACCGGCCAACAGCTCGTGA